In a genomic window of Hippoglossus stenolepis isolate QCI-W04-F060 chromosome 15, HSTE1.2, whole genome shotgun sequence:
- the chordc1b gene encoding cysteine and histidine-rich domain-containing protein 1 has translation MSVLCYNKGCGQRFDPENNPEDGCTYHPGVPVFHDALKGWSCCKRRTTDFSDFLSIVGCTKGPHNKEKPPEPVKPDVTSSGEGKETDDQKTKFNEYIISAPIPQEAIRRPSGDEPLVRLQHKVSTSLKQALEKLKLTENTAEEKEEDSDEIKIGTCCKNGGCTKSFEGPASDSDACFFHSGFPIFHEGMKYWSCCKRKTSDFNTFLSQEGCTKGTHLWRKKDEGKKVVPCRFDWHQTGTQVIVSIYAKNAVPELSYVDANSITLDIHVIFEGEKEFAQKFSLWGVIDVSKTTVNMMAAKIEIAMRKSEAMSWARLDLPPPVPPPKVEEKTEEDSEDEDEDE, from the exons atgGCTGCACCTATCACCCGGGAGTCCCTGTGTTCCATGATGCATTGAAG GGATGGTCGTGCTGCAAGAGAAGAACCACGGACTTCTCTGACTTCCTCAGCATTGTT GGCTGCACCAAAGGTCCCCATAACAAAGAGAAGCCTCCTGAGCCGGTGAAACCAGATGTGACGTCATCGGgagaagggaaagaaacagacgaccaaaaaacaaagtttaacGAGTACATCATTTCCGCACCAATACCTCAGGAGGCGATTCGCAGACCGAG TGGTGACGAGCCGTTGGTGAGATTGCAGCATAAAGTCTCTACTTCTCTGAAGCAGGCGCTGGAGAAACTGAAGCtgactgaaaacacagcagaggagaaag AGGAAGACAGCGACGAGATCAAGATCGGAACGTGTTGTAAAAATGGAGGCTGTACCAAA AGTTTTGAAGGACCTGCGAGTGATTCCGACGCATGTTTCTTCCACTCTGGATTTCCTATCTTCCATGAAGG GATGAAATACTGGAGCTGCTGCAAGAGGAAAACCTCTGACTTCAACACCTTCCTCTCTCAGGAGGGCTGCACCAAGGGAACGCATCTATGGAGGAAAAAAGACGAG GGTAAGAAAGTAGTTCCGTGTCGGTTTGACTGGCACCAGACTGGGACGCAGGTCATCGTCTCCATCTACGCTAAGAACGCCGTCCCAGAGCTGAGCTACGTGGATGCAAACAGCATCACG CTCGACATACATGTTATATTTGAAGGGGAAAAGGAATTTGCGCAGAAATTCAGCTTGTGGGGG GTGATAGATGTGAGTAAAACTACAGTGAACATGATGGCGGCCAAGATCGAGATAGCCATGAGGAAGTCCGAGGCCATGTCATGGGCTCGTCTGGACCTCCCTCCCCCCGTCCCGCCACCCAAGGTGgaagagaagacagaagaggacagtgaagacgaagacgaagacgaatGA